The Sporosarcina luteola genome contains a region encoding:
- the ftsA gene encoding cell division protein FtsA has protein sequence MSQSTIYVSLDIGSSSVKVLIGEVDGGSLHVIGVGNVQSAGIRKGTIIDIDATVQSIRKAVEQAERMTGMQIRDVILGIPSNGVLLQDVKGVVAVNSENREITDDDLDRVMKSAQVMSVPPEREIVNIIPKQFIVDDYDEIKDPRGMIGVRLEMDGTLITTSKTLVHNILRCVERAGLVIREIYLQPLAAGQFALTEDEMNHGTAFIDIGGGSTTIAIFGDNRFISTAVIPVGGDHITKDLSIILKTPTEQARKIKHQYGHAFYDDASDDELFEVPVIGADSKDQYSQRYISEIIGVRLEELFDLVLEELYRMGIHDLPGGVVLTGGTTKLDGILQLARHVLRTRVRIHTPEYIGVREPMYSTAVGLIRYASMEDSYFGIAAESQTAATHSEMDYPSSSKKKVAVQPKEKRTSFMNKTKRFFDGFFE, from the coding sequence TTGAGTCAATCTACAATTTATGTATCACTTGATATAGGATCTTCGTCAGTCAAAGTACTGATCGGTGAAGTGGATGGCGGATCCCTCCATGTAATCGGGGTAGGTAACGTCCAATCAGCAGGCATTCGTAAAGGGACGATTATCGACATCGATGCGACTGTCCAATCCATCCGCAAAGCGGTGGAACAGGCTGAACGAATGACGGGTATGCAAATCCGGGACGTCATTCTTGGCATCCCTTCCAATGGCGTGCTGCTGCAAGACGTAAAAGGCGTTGTAGCCGTCAATTCGGAGAACAGGGAAATAACGGATGACGACCTTGATCGGGTTATGAAATCCGCACAAGTCATGTCGGTTCCTCCTGAGAGGGAAATCGTCAATATCATACCGAAACAATTCATTGTGGATGATTATGATGAGATAAAGGATCCAAGAGGAATGATCGGCGTCCGTCTTGAAATGGATGGTACTCTAATTACGACTTCCAAAACGCTAGTTCACAATATCTTGCGATGCGTCGAGCGTGCTGGCCTCGTAATCCGTGAAATTTACTTACAGCCACTCGCAGCCGGGCAGTTTGCTTTGACAGAGGATGAAATGAACCATGGCACGGCATTTATCGATATCGGCGGAGGTTCAACGACAATCGCAATCTTTGGGGATAACCGCTTTATTTCAACTGCTGTCATTCCAGTTGGCGGTGATCATATTACAAAGGACTTGTCGATTATTCTTAAGACACCTACAGAGCAAGCGAGAAAAATCAAACATCAATATGGACATGCCTTTTACGATGACGCATCGGATGATGAACTTTTTGAAGTCCCTGTCATTGGTGCCGATTCGAAAGATCAATATAGTCAAAGATACATATCGGAGATCATAGGTGTCCGATTGGAAGAGTTATTCGACTTGGTTCTTGAAGAGCTGTACCGTATGGGTATCCATGATTTGCCGGGCGGTGTCGTCTTGACTGGCGGAACGACGAAGCTCGACGGGATTTTGCAACTTGCAAGACATGTATTGAGAACGAGGGTACGAATCCATACTCCTGAATATATCGGAGTTCGTGAACCGATGTATTCGACTGCTGTAGGACTTATCCGTTATGCTAGTATGGAAGATAGCTATTTTGGAATAGCAGCTGAATCGCAAACTGCTGCCACACATAGCGAGATGGATTACCCATCTTCCAGTAAAAAGAAGGTCGCTGTCCAACCAAAAGAGAAAAGGACAAGCTTCATGAACAAAACCAAGAGATT
- a CDS encoding small basic family protein yields the protein MWLPLLGLLLGISLGLLTDLQIPQIYSNYLSIAVLAALDTLFGGIRAHLQQIYDDKVFISGFFFNIALAAGLAFLGVHLGVDLYLAAVFAFGVRLFQNIAVIRRILLTKWSDRSKVSETKVQE from the coding sequence ATGTGGTTGCCACTGCTCGGATTACTTCTAGGAATTTCGCTGGGCCTGTTAACAGATTTACAGATCCCGCAAATTTACAGCAACTATTTGTCCATCGCCGTGTTAGCTGCACTAGATACGCTTTTCGGGGGAATACGTGCTCATCTTCAACAGATTTATGATGATAAGGTGTTCATTTCCGGTTTTTTCTTCAATATCGCACTTGCGGCCGGTTTAGCTTTCCTTGGAGTGCATCTCGGTGTGGATTTATATTTGGCCGCCGTATTCGCATTCGGAGTAAGGCTATTCCAGAATATCGCTGTCATACGAAGGATTTTGCTGACGAAATGGTCAGATCGAAGTAAGGTTTCTGAAACAAAAGTTCAGGAGTGA
- a CDS encoding DUF881 domain-containing protein produces MKKAINWKFTIVLLLIGFMIAVQYNTMEHPKERDTRDIWAIRQELAEEKKIHSELLTEIRDLDRTISSYRTLSESSTGQALKDTVDKLHKKAGTTDISGPGFTIEVRPSVESVAYGIPITSISSDLLTRFVNEVNRFKGIHMEVDGKRYTVMSSIRVINGVTTVNGLNVSTPPFTIKIISPTMSDSEKLYNYLLASSIHDDFYLDNLVLEINQPERDITIRGYPDKFKNLYLKELPKGE; encoded by the coding sequence TTGAAAAAAGCTATCAATTGGAAATTCACAATTGTCCTCCTGCTGATCGGATTTATGATTGCTGTCCAATATAATACGATGGAACATCCTAAGGAACGTGATACGAGGGATATTTGGGCAATTCGCCAAGAGTTGGCGGAAGAGAAGAAAATCCATTCAGAGCTTCTTACCGAAATCCGTGATTTGGATAGAACGATCTCCTCATATAGGACGTTAAGTGAATCTAGCACGGGACAGGCATTGAAGGATACAGTGGACAAGCTGCACAAAAAGGCGGGAACAACAGATATATCGGGTCCTGGCTTTACGATCGAAGTTCGCCCCTCTGTGGAGAGCGTAGCATATGGAATACCAATCACGAGTATTTCATCCGATCTACTGACCCGTTTCGTCAATGAGGTGAACCGATTTAAGGGCATTCACATGGAAGTCGACGGCAAGCGATATACGGTGATGAGCTCGATTCGAGTCATTAATGGCGTCACCACTGTAAATGGGTTGAATGTCTCGACTCCGCCCTTTACGATAAAAATCATATCTCCTACGATGTCCGATAGCGAAAAGCTATATAATTATTTGTTAGCATCATCCATCCATGACGATTTTTATCTTGATAATCTCGTGTTGGAAATCAATCAACCGGAAAGGGACATAACGATCCGGGGATATCCCGACAAATTCAAAAATCTTTATTTGAAAGAACTTCCGAAAGGGGAATGA
- a CDS encoding DUF881 domain-containing protein produces MKLAKKMSEDYKNRGRYILYSFVFLILGFIFAFSYRTLGKDSSELAQSPTFQQEEQYREELIVQKERNKELADEIHAKQIEIRDFEQSFSENEDNHTVLVEEAKDLRLLLGVIPASGPGVRITLKDGDYDPVVQNPNDYIVHESHVLRVVNELKISGAQGIAINGQRISANSYIKCTGPVITIDGRTLPAPFVIEAVGDSEVLSAALNLGGGVIDGLVHDNIVVTLEQMKDIKLPALRDEA; encoded by the coding sequence ATGAAGTTGGCGAAGAAAATGAGTGAGGACTACAAAAATAGAGGAAGATACATATTATACTCTTTCGTCTTTCTCATACTCGGTTTCATCTTCGCATTCTCCTATCGTACATTAGGGAAGGATAGCAGCGAATTGGCCCAGTCCCCGACATTTCAACAGGAAGAACAGTATCGGGAAGAATTGATCGTTCAAAAGGAGCGGAATAAGGAACTTGCTGATGAGATTCATGCGAAGCAAATTGAAATCCGGGACTTTGAGCAATCCTTTTCAGAGAACGAAGACAATCATACCGTACTCGTCGAAGAAGCAAAAGATCTAAGGTTGCTTCTAGGCGTCATTCCGGCTTCCGGTCCGGGAGTGCGTATTACATTAAAGGACGGCGATTATGATCCTGTCGTACAGAATCCCAATGATTATATCGTTCATGAAAGCCATGTGCTCCGTGTTGTAAATGAATTGAAGATTTCTGGCGCACAAGGGATAGCAATCAATGGACAGCGAATTTCAGCCAATTCGTATATCAAATGTACAGGGCCCGTCATCACGATTGACGGCAGGACGCTTCCGGCTCCGTTTGTCATTGAAGCTGTAGGTGATTCTGAAGTCTTGTCGGCAGCTCTGAATTTGGGCGGTGGAGTCATTGATGGATTAGTGCATGACAATATAGTCGTCACATTGGAGCAAATGAAAGACATCAAGCTTCCCGCTTTACGGGATGAGGCATGA
- a CDS encoding cell division protein FtsQ/DivIB, with translation MDKVIDIEERIPSMREKRRKKTNKKFLFIIAVFCIALLVLLYFQSPLSKVGEVRIKGASLQNDHYYYEKSGILEGTSFWGFKAKDVEEELLKLEGVSSVAVTRKWMRDIDISIEEWKTVAYMESAGEYSLLLENGALFEGDGNYPNVPILNHVDNPELRKRLTNQLLKMDKNVLQLISEIIYTGTEENPDTIIAYMDDGYEVHAILQTFAEKMDYYPDIISQLGGIEKGIVNMEVGIFFTPFSKVYGNDGVEEGEGDEVGEENE, from the coding sequence ATGGATAAAGTGATAGACATCGAAGAGCGGATTCCTTCCATGAGGGAAAAACGGAGAAAAAAGACGAATAAGAAGTTTTTATTCATCATTGCCGTTTTCTGTATCGCCCTTCTTGTACTTTTATACTTCCAATCTCCACTTAGCAAGGTTGGTGAAGTGAGAATTAAAGGGGCTTCCCTTCAAAATGACCACTATTATTATGAAAAAAGCGGGATTTTAGAAGGAACTTCATTTTGGGGATTTAAAGCGAAAGACGTGGAAGAAGAACTTTTGAAACTGGAAGGCGTCAGTAGTGTTGCCGTCACAAGAAAATGGATGAGGGATATCGATATATCAATTGAAGAATGGAAAACCGTCGCTTATATGGAGAGTGCCGGGGAATATAGTTTATTGCTCGAAAATGGTGCGTTATTCGAAGGTGACGGAAATTATCCAAACGTGCCTATTTTGAATCATGTGGACAACCCTGAACTTCGAAAAAGACTGACAAATCAATTGCTGAAAATGGATAAAAATGTTCTCCAATTGATTTCCGAAATCATCTATACTGGGACAGAGGAGAATCCCGATACGATTATTGCGTATATGGACGATGGGTATGAAGTCCATGCGATTCTTCAGACGTTTGCGGAGAAGATGGATTATTATCCGGATATCATTTCCCAACTGGGAGGGATTGAAAAGGGGATTGTCAATATGGAAGTGGGCATTTTCTTTACACCATTCAGCAAAGTTTACGGAAATGACGGTGTAGAAGAAGGGGAAGGTGATGAAGTTGGCGAAGAAAATGAGTGA
- the ftsW gene encoding putative lipid II flippase FtsW, which translates to MRSLDRKLKAAFVISAVSLSLIGLVFVHSAGSYWGQVHYADSSPFIVKQGIYMAVSIVVAFMLMKGPWTSSESFWTAFYYITIILLVAVMIPGIGAVRNGSQSWIALGPFSIQPAEFVKVALIGKLACNMKQSAGKRPFRLSHFVLILLPAALIMLQPDLGSAVIMIVSAFVILFLAGYPLSFFGILGFAGIGAFVALIAAAPYRLERIKSYIDPWNDPLGAGFQGIQSLFAIAPGGLFGHGYGNSRQKYLYLPEPQNDFIFSIIAEETGFIGATFILLLFSILLLSAFGIAIRTNDYKSFLMTAGMASMIIFQTFLNVGVVSGLLPVTGVTLPFISYGGSSLLTTWMAAGTILHFAFYKQRG; encoded by the coding sequence ATGCGTTCACTGGATCGGAAATTAAAAGCTGCCTTCGTCATTTCGGCAGTATCGTTGTCATTGATAGGATTGGTTTTTGTCCATTCGGCAGGCTCGTATTGGGGGCAAGTGCACTATGCGGATTCATCCCCTTTCATCGTTAAGCAAGGGATATACATGGCTGTTTCTATAGTTGTGGCATTTATGTTGATGAAAGGGCCATGGACATCCAGTGAGTCATTCTGGACCGCCTTTTATTACATAACGATCATCTTGTTAGTTGCGGTTATGATACCCGGCATCGGTGCAGTACGGAACGGATCCCAGAGCTGGATTGCCCTCGGTCCATTCAGCATCCAGCCTGCAGAATTCGTTAAAGTGGCACTCATAGGAAAGCTTGCTTGCAACATGAAGCAGTCGGCTGGAAAGAGGCCGTTCAGACTAAGCCATTTTGTTCTCATTTTACTTCCGGCTGCTTTAATCATGTTACAGCCTGATTTGGGTTCTGCAGTGATCATGATTGTCTCAGCTTTTGTAATTTTGTTTTTGGCAGGATATCCGCTGTCGTTTTTCGGTATACTCGGCTTTGCGGGTATAGGGGCGTTTGTTGCTCTTATTGCAGCTGCGCCATACCGATTGGAACGTATAAAATCGTATATCGATCCTTGGAACGATCCCCTCGGAGCTGGATTTCAGGGTATTCAGTCGTTGTTCGCGATTGCGCCGGGAGGATTGTTCGGCCATGGTTATGGAAATAGCAGGCAGAAATATTTGTATTTACCCGAGCCGCAAAACGACTTTATATTTTCTATCATTGCAGAGGAGACGGGATTTATTGGAGCGACATTCATTCTTCTCCTCTTTTCCATACTCCTCTTGTCCGCATTTGGAATTGCAATCCGGACGAATGATTATAAGTCATTTCTAATGACAGCAGGTATGGCTTCGATGATCATCTTCCAAACGTTCCTGAATGTCGGGGTTGTCTCTGGGTTGTTGCCGGTCACGGGGGTTACATTGCCGTTCATCAGTTATGGCGGCTCTTCCTTGCTGACGACATGGATGGCAGCAGGAACCATTTTACATTTCGCTTTTTATAAACAACGAGGTTGA
- the murD gene encoding UDP-N-acetylmuramoyl-L-alanine--D-glutamate ligase, which translates to MGKRNELKGKKVLVLGLAKSGHAAADLLHSLGAFVIVNDSSPETGSEEAKALRSKGIIVICGGHPEDILDHDFDVIVKNPGIPYHNPVIQQAEQKGIPIWTEIELSYLVSEAPIIAITGSNGKTTTTTLLYHILNIGGKKPLIAGNIGTVACTVAENARPDEVIVMEVSSFQLAGTENFRPKIAVWTNLYDAHLDYHGTPEEYALAKAKVTANQTEEDFFIYNADQPEMRPYVERSAAWKVPFSLQGRHAEGISADDELIYWQGEPFVKRSIIKLLGQHNLENILAATASAILMDCDKETIENVLSSFTGVRHRMQFVKELKGRTFYNDSKATNTLATRSALSSFQSPVVLIAGGLDRGHSFEELRPYMGRVKAVLALGETADRLIDFASSCGVQHALKADSMEKAVQEAFAISLEGDQILLSPACASWDQYPSFEERGDAFIEAVMKL; encoded by the coding sequence ATGGGAAAGCGAAATGAGCTCAAAGGCAAGAAAGTCCTTGTACTTGGCCTTGCTAAAAGCGGCCATGCTGCAGCAGATCTCTTACATTCACTAGGGGCATTCGTAATAGTCAACGATTCCTCCCCGGAGACGGGAAGCGAAGAAGCAAAAGCGCTGCGATCAAAAGGGATTATAGTCATTTGTGGCGGTCACCCGGAAGATATATTGGATCATGACTTTGATGTTATCGTTAAGAATCCAGGCATCCCTTATCACAATCCAGTCATTCAGCAGGCGGAACAGAAAGGGATTCCAATCTGGACTGAAATAGAGCTTTCATATTTGGTAAGTGAAGCACCAATTATCGCCATCACAGGATCGAACGGAAAGACGACAACGACAACGCTTCTATATCATATTTTGAATATCGGAGGCAAAAAGCCTTTGATTGCTGGAAATATTGGAACTGTAGCGTGCACAGTGGCAGAAAATGCAAGACCCGATGAAGTTATTGTCATGGAGGTGTCCTCTTTCCAGTTGGCCGGAACGGAAAACTTCCGCCCGAAGATCGCCGTCTGGACAAATTTATACGATGCACATCTTGATTATCATGGAACACCTGAAGAATATGCCTTGGCGAAAGCGAAAGTTACAGCTAATCAGACCGAAGAGGATTTCTTTATTTATAATGCAGATCAACCTGAAATGAGGCCGTACGTCGAACGGTCTGCTGCCTGGAAAGTCCCTTTTTCTCTACAAGGGAGACATGCAGAGGGAATATCAGCGGATGATGAGCTAATCTACTGGCAAGGCGAACCGTTTGTTAAAAGGTCGATCATCAAATTGCTTGGTCAGCATAACTTGGAAAATATTTTAGCCGCTACGGCTTCTGCCATTCTTATGGATTGTGACAAAGAAACAATAGAAAATGTGCTAAGTTCTTTTACAGGAGTTCGTCACCGCATGCAGTTCGTTAAAGAATTGAAGGGCAGAACATTTTACAATGATTCGAAAGCGACAAACACATTGGCGACAAGAAGCGCCTTATCATCCTTCCAGTCGCCCGTTGTATTGATTGCTGGAGGTCTGGATAGGGGGCATTCATTCGAGGAACTGAGGCCATATATGGGCAGGGTGAAGGCGGTACTTGCACTCGGCGAAACAGCCGACCGGCTTATCGATTTTGCATCTTCATGTGGAGTTCAACATGCGTTGAAAGCCGACTCGATGGAAAAAGCTGTGCAAGAAGCATTTGCAATATCACTTGAGGGTGATCAAATCCTACTGTCTCCCGCTTGTGCAAGCTGGGATCAATACCCGAGTTTTGAAGAACGTGGAGATGCATTTATCGAAGCTGTCATGAAGCTTTAA
- the mraY gene encoding phospho-N-acetylmuramoyl-pentapeptide-transferase, which yields MTLVTTITVITVAFLLTALIGTAIIPLLRRLKFGQSIREEGPEAHKKKAGTPTMGGLIFLSSIIITMIVLSYIYEDVLTTQSIVLMIVLAGFGVIGFFDDFIIVVMKRNLGLTSIQKLIGQIIIAVIAFFLLKMGPFETTVIIPFTNFSIDLGIFYVAFLIFWLVGFSNAVNLSDGLDGLVAGTSTIAFAAFGVLGLVYEQFDIATFAFVVSGAMLGFLLFNMKPAKVFMGDTGSLALGGAIAMLSILVKQELLLLVIGIVYVIETLSVMIQVTSFKLTGKRVFKMSPIHHHFELSGWSEWKIVIVFWGVALIAAMIPVLWEVM from the coding sequence ATGACACTCGTCACGACAATAACGGTTATTACCGTAGCATTTCTATTAACAGCATTAATCGGGACCGCAATCATACCATTGCTCAGAAGGTTGAAATTCGGTCAGAGCATCAGGGAAGAGGGTCCCGAAGCACATAAGAAAAAAGCGGGCACGCCTACAATGGGCGGCCTTATTTTCCTGAGCTCCATTATCATTACGATGATTGTCCTCTCATACATATATGAAGATGTACTGACTACACAGTCCATTGTACTGATGATTGTGCTTGCCGGTTTCGGTGTTATCGGATTTTTTGACGATTTCATCATCGTCGTCATGAAAAGGAATTTGGGATTGACATCCATCCAAAAACTTATTGGCCAAATCATTATTGCAGTTATCGCCTTTTTCCTATTGAAAATGGGTCCGTTTGAAACGACAGTGATAATTCCTTTTACAAATTTTTCAATTGACCTAGGAATTTTCTACGTCGCTTTCCTCATTTTTTGGCTCGTCGGGTTTTCGAATGCTGTCAACTTATCCGATGGTCTAGACGGGCTTGTTGCAGGCACTTCAACAATTGCCTTTGCGGCATTTGGTGTACTTGGGCTAGTGTATGAACAATTTGATATCGCAACGTTCGCATTTGTTGTTTCAGGTGCAATGCTTGGCTTCCTATTGTTCAATATGAAACCAGCCAAAGTATTCATGGGGGATACTGGTTCCTTGGCGCTCGGCGGAGCGATTGCAATGCTATCAATCCTAGTGAAGCAAGAACTTCTTCTCCTCGTCATTGGAATCGTCTATGTTATTGAAACATTATCGGTGATGATTCAAGTAACTAGCTTTAAGTTGACTGGAAAAAGGGTATTTAAAATGAGTCCGATTCATCATCACTTTGAATTATCCGGATGGTCCGAATGGAAAATCGTTATTGTTTTTTGGGGAGTGGCACTTATTGCCGCGATGATACCCGTATTGTGGGAGGTGATGTAA
- a CDS encoding penicillin-binding transpeptidase domain-containing protein: MQSKKRLRAIFIIFLISISMVIAKLFHVQIIKHEWLKARAEENWDREIPFGAIRGEIQDRNGQLIVGNKLAPTLYFMPSQNKEPEKAAALLADILQVDKEKLLEKMTKKTYMNKLAPEGKNITQEQATEIAKLQIDGLYTGVDFVRNYPYGEMLSRLIGFTGFDGTGLAGIEYAYDEILQGTGDKIRLYTDAKAIPLPHVDDGFQTGKKGATIELTIDIKMQKVMERELLQAMEKYDATQAIGIIMNPKTGEILSLVSMPTFNPAEYQDADQTIYNRNLPVWMTFEPGSTFKILTLAAGLEEKVIDLHHDHFNDPGYTMVANARLRCWKREGHGHQSFLEVVENSCNPGFIEIGQRLGGEKLDKYIRDFGFGETTGSGIAGEAKGILFSKEAFGPVEQATTAFGQGISVTPIQQVQAVAAAINGGYLYRPYIVKEIKNDKGETLQSFEPEMRRRVISEETSAQVREALESVVAKGSGRNAFNDGLRVGGKTGTAQKVVNGNYSDGDYIVSFVGFAPADDPELLVYIAVDSPKNSIQFGGVIAAPIVGRIIEEIAPIAGIEKREGQIEKEYRWGDAITHRVPDMTGMTRGMVARQLHTYRIEWHGEGDVIKYQMPVPYSLMTVDDVIHVYTEE, from the coding sequence TTGCAATCGAAGAAGCGGTTGCGGGCAATTTTCATCATTTTCCTCATTTCCATATCCATGGTTATAGCAAAGCTCTTCCACGTCCAAATCATTAAACATGAATGGTTGAAAGCGCGTGCGGAAGAGAATTGGGATCGGGAAATCCCTTTTGGAGCCATCCGGGGGGAGATCCAAGATCGCAATGGCCAGTTGATTGTTGGAAACAAACTGGCTCCGACGCTTTATTTTATGCCCTCCCAAAACAAGGAACCGGAAAAGGCGGCCGCGTTATTGGCGGACATTTTGCAAGTTGATAAAGAAAAACTGCTGGAGAAGATGACGAAAAAAACGTATATGAACAAGTTAGCGCCTGAAGGGAAAAACATTACCCAGGAACAGGCGACGGAGATTGCGAAGTTGCAAATCGATGGCTTGTATACAGGGGTGGATTTCGTAAGGAACTATCCGTATGGTGAAATGCTGTCTAGGCTGATTGGGTTTACTGGGTTTGATGGAACGGGCCTTGCAGGCATTGAATATGCATACGATGAGATCTTGCAAGGCACTGGAGATAAAATACGCCTCTATACAGATGCGAAGGCGATTCCTCTGCCGCATGTCGACGATGGTTTTCAGACAGGGAAGAAAGGGGCTACCATTGAACTGACGATCGATATCAAAATGCAGAAGGTCATGGAACGGGAATTGCTTCAGGCAATGGAAAAATACGATGCCACCCAAGCGATTGGAATTATCATGAATCCGAAGACAGGCGAAATCCTCTCATTGGTTTCCATGCCGACGTTCAATCCTGCCGAATACCAGGATGCCGATCAAACGATCTACAATCGGAACTTGCCAGTTTGGATGACGTTTGAACCGGGATCGACATTCAAAATCCTCACGCTTGCCGCGGGCTTGGAAGAAAAAGTTATCGACCTTCATCATGATCACTTTAATGACCCTGGCTACACGATGGTAGCCAATGCAAGGTTAAGGTGCTGGAAAAGGGAAGGGCACGGGCACCAGTCTTTTTTAGAAGTTGTTGAGAATTCCTGCAACCCGGGCTTCATAGAAATCGGCCAGCGTTTGGGCGGTGAAAAGCTTGATAAATATATTCGGGATTTCGGCTTCGGTGAAACGACAGGATCAGGAATTGCGGGCGAAGCAAAAGGGATTCTGTTTTCTAAAGAAGCATTTGGTCCGGTCGAACAAGCAACAACAGCTTTCGGCCAGGGGATTTCCGTAACGCCAATCCAGCAAGTGCAGGCTGTAGCGGCTGCAATTAACGGCGGTTATCTGTATCGTCCGTATATTGTAAAGGAAATTAAGAATGATAAGGGAGAGACGCTGCAATCGTTTGAACCCGAAATGAGACGCCGTGTCATTAGCGAAGAGACGTCCGCCCAAGTGAGAGAGGCGTTGGAATCGGTTGTCGCAAAAGGTTCCGGCCGAAACGCTTTCAATGATGGACTCCGTGTCGGCGGAAAGACGGGCACTGCCCAGAAGGTTGTCAACGGCAATTACAGCGATGGCGACTATATCGTTTCGTTTGTCGGGTTCGCTCCGGCGGATGATCCCGAGTTACTTGTCTATATAGCAGTTGACAGTCCGAAAAACTCGATTCAATTTGGGGGCGTCATCGCGGCACCGATCGTCGGCAGAATCATCGAAGAGATTGCTCCGATAGCCGGCATCGAAAAGAGGGAAGGGCAGATTGAAAAAGAATACCGATGGGGAGATGCGATTACGCACCGGGTGCCGGATATGACAGGCATGACAAGAGGAATGGTTGCCCGCCAGCTTCACACGTATCGTATAGAATGGCATGGAGAAGGCGACGTCATTAAATACCAAATGCCAGTCCCCTATTCCTTGATGACGGTGGACGATGTTATTCATGTTTACACAGAAGAATGA